The Acinetobacter pittii genome contains a region encoding:
- a CDS encoding GNAT family N-acetyltransferase — protein MSLTTPVELLGEHVILKPLDVTQAEALKEAVCDGELYNLWYTRVPRPEQIAAEIERRLDLQKSGSMLPFYIEDRKTGRALGMTTLMHIEEAHRRVEIGSTWYRKSAQRTPVNTECKKLLLAHAFETLNCIAVELRTSSLNVQSQAAIVRLGAKLDGVLRSHQIVKDDILRDTHVYSILKHEWPAVRQNLEWLLSKPR, from the coding sequence ATGTCTTTGACTACACCTGTTGAGTTATTGGGTGAACACGTTATTTTAAAGCCGCTAGATGTAACTCAAGCTGAAGCGCTCAAAGAGGCCGTTTGCGATGGGGAACTCTATAATCTTTGGTATACCCGTGTGCCAAGACCTGAACAGATAGCTGCTGAAATTGAAAGACGTCTTGATTTGCAAAAATCCGGCTCTATGTTGCCATTTTATATTGAAGACCGAAAAACGGGGCGAGCGCTGGGCATGACAACTTTAATGCATATTGAAGAAGCCCATCGCCGTGTAGAAATTGGCTCAACATGGTATCGAAAGTCTGCACAACGTACGCCTGTAAATACTGAATGTAAAAAGCTATTGTTGGCTCATGCATTTGAGACTTTAAACTGTATTGCGGTTGAGTTACGCACATCTTCTTTAAATGTTCAAAGTCAAGCCGCGATTGTACGCTTGGGTGCAAAGCTAGACGGTGTGCTAAGAAGCCATCAAATTGTGAAAGATGATATTTTGCGGGACACTCATGTTTACAGTATTTTAAAACATGAATGGCCTGCGGTCCGTCAAAATCTAGAATGGCTATTGAGCAAACCGCGTTAA
- a CDS encoding FMN-binding negative transcriptional regulator translates to MYIPDDFAENRLDVLHSLIAEHQFGVLFTHGSNGLDANHLPFELQASEGNLGMLHAHVSRNNSVWQDIKNGDEVLVVFQAGDAYISPNWYPSKHEQHRQVPTWNYRVVHAYGKVTIRDDERYVRGVVARLTRTHEASQPEPWKMSDAPKDYLEPMLKAIVGMEIEITKLQGKSKLGQNKERRDILGAADGLSKSGHQTIANAMYSVAELNK, encoded by the coding sequence ATGTATATCCCTGATGATTTTGCAGAAAACCGTTTGGATGTATTGCATTCTCTTATTGCAGAACATCAATTTGGGGTGCTTTTTACGCATGGAAGTAATGGCTTAGATGCAAATCATCTTCCATTCGAATTACAGGCAAGCGAAGGGAACTTGGGTATGCTACATGCCCATGTGTCTCGAAATAATTCTGTTTGGCAGGATATTAAAAATGGAGATGAGGTACTTGTCGTGTTCCAAGCTGGCGATGCGTATATTTCACCAAACTGGTACCCATCCAAACATGAACAGCACAGACAAGTGCCGACGTGGAACTATAGGGTTGTGCATGCTTATGGCAAAGTGACAATTCGAGATGATGAACGTTATGTTCGTGGTGTGGTGGCTCGCTTAACCCGCACCCATGAAGCTTCTCAACCTGAACCATGGAAAATGTCAGATGCACCAAAAGACTATCTTGAACCGATGTTAAAAGCCATTGTGGGAATGGAAATTGAAATTACTAAGCTGCAAGGGAAATCAAAACTTGGGCAAAACAAAGAACGCCGAGACATTTTAGGCGCGGCAGATGGCCTATCGAAATCTGGTCATCAAACTATAGCGAATGCCATGTACAGTGTGGCTGAGTTAAATAAATAA
- a CDS encoding PLP-dependent aminotransferase family protein, producing the protein MARMAKVVELPSIAKIDKSQGKISAQLTQALREAVQSGDLQPGDPLPSSRELAQTLEVARGTIIEAYDQLLAEGVFDSQPRTGTYVSHALVKTSVIQHSSKENKPNSISLTKSARSYAKVLDEFKPLPHVPFAVSVPVGRTQPSDIWRKFGNKFRSRGAGAPSGYGEPQGVLSLRIAIADYIRRSRSVHCEPEQIVITPGIQQSLYICSQILFEAKDEVWIEDPAYRGTTAIFEHVVQNIRMVRVPVDEEGIQVETGIKLSKHARAAFVTPSHQYPLGMPMSLARRTALLAWAKQQNAWIIEDDYDSELRYNGQPFPSLQGMAPDQVIYLGTFSKVLFPSLRLGYAVLPKELVAPFCGLRVLIDRHPPAADQHVLAAFIQEGYLERHIRRTRNVYAEVREYIIGLIEKYIPQELAWLQPGDQGMHVVLWLAQHINDIDVASSAIDTGIAIKAISPTFSKERQRSGLIVGLGDFEPELMQQTIKKLSKIIQQHDKPT; encoded by the coding sequence ATGGCAAGAATGGCAAAAGTTGTGGAACTTCCATCTATTGCAAAGATTGACAAAAGCCAAGGAAAGATTAGTGCTCAACTGACTCAAGCTTTACGTGAAGCTGTACAAAGTGGTGATTTACAGCCAGGCGATCCATTGCCTTCTTCTCGTGAACTGGCTCAAACACTTGAGGTCGCACGAGGAACCATTATTGAAGCTTATGATCAGCTTTTAGCTGAAGGTGTGTTTGACTCTCAACCACGAACTGGCACTTATGTGTCTCATGCTTTGGTTAAAACATCTGTAATACAACACTCATCAAAAGAAAATAAACCTAACTCGATATCGTTGACCAAATCGGCACGTTCTTATGCCAAAGTGCTTGATGAATTTAAGCCACTTCCTCATGTTCCTTTTGCGGTATCTGTCCCCGTCGGTCGTACTCAACCAAGTGATATCTGGCGTAAATTTGGTAATAAATTTAGATCTCGGGGTGCAGGTGCTCCATCAGGTTATGGTGAACCTCAAGGGGTGTTATCACTAAGAATTGCTATAGCAGACTATATACGACGCTCACGTTCTGTCCACTGCGAACCTGAACAAATTGTGATTACACCTGGCATTCAACAGTCACTTTATATTTGTAGCCAGATTTTATTTGAAGCAAAAGATGAAGTTTGGATTGAAGATCCAGCTTATCGCGGTACAACAGCCATTTTTGAACATGTTGTACAAAACATTCGGATGGTGCGTGTTCCTGTTGATGAAGAAGGCATTCAGGTTGAAACTGGCATTAAGCTTTCTAAACATGCGCGTGCTGCTTTTGTAACACCCTCTCACCAATATCCACTGGGTATGCCGATGAGTCTAGCAAGACGTACTGCTTTATTAGCTTGGGCAAAACAGCAAAATGCATGGATCATTGAAGATGACTATGACAGCGAACTTCGTTATAACGGACAGCCCTTTCCATCTTTACAAGGTATGGCACCCGATCAAGTCATTTATCTTGGCACTTTCAGTAAGGTCTTATTTCCGTCTCTTAGACTTGGCTATGCAGTGTTGCCTAAAGAACTGGTAGCTCCTTTTTGTGGGCTTAGAGTCTTAATTGATAGACACCCGCCTGCTGCCGACCAACACGTTTTGGCTGCTTTTATTCAAGAGGGTTATTTAGAGCGGCATATACGACGTACTCGAAATGTCTATGCAGAAGTTCGAGAATACATTATTGGTCTGATTGAAAAATACATACCTCAAGAACTGGCTTGGTTACAGCCGGGCGATCAAGGCATGCATGTGGTGTTATGGCTTGCTCAGCATATTAATGATATTGACGTTGCAAGTTCGGCAATCGATACAGGCATTGCCATCAAAGCAATTTCACCGACATTTTCAAAAGAGCGGCAACGTTCGGGTTTAATTGTCGGCTTAGGCGATTTTGAACCCGAACTGATGCAACAAACCATAAAAAAACTATCAAAAATTATTCAACAACATGACAAGCCGACTTAG
- the ywbG gene encoding LrgB family protein, which translates to MNIWSILCLIWTLAAYVVAKRIYQKNPKLWLSPAISVPVLTIILMTIFGISYQTYAEDTQWIVNLLGPATVAFAVPIYRYRETIRKNLGVLSIAIIVGMSVGVMSAYEMAQWFHFSPEVTNSLMARSISTPFAMILAEDIHGSAALVSLFTVITGLVGMICGDAILAITKIRSNVANGAAFGNAAHGFGTVRAQQRNSEEGVIASLTMVIAGILMVLIGPFAIHLWLLL; encoded by the coding sequence ATGAATATTTGGTCAATTCTTTGTCTGATCTGGACCTTGGCAGCCTATGTTGTGGCAAAGCGGATCTATCAGAAAAATCCGAAACTTTGGTTATCACCAGCAATTAGTGTGCCTGTACTCACCATTATTTTGATGACGATTTTTGGAATTTCATATCAAACTTATGCTGAAGATACGCAGTGGATTGTTAATTTATTAGGACCAGCAACGGTTGCTTTCGCTGTACCGATTTATCGTTATAGGGAAACGATTCGTAAAAACCTTGGGGTGCTTTCGATTGCAATTATTGTGGGGATGAGTGTTGGTGTGATGTCAGCCTATGAGATGGCTCAGTGGTTCCACTTTAGCCCAGAAGTGACCAACAGTTTAATGGCACGTTCTATTTCAACACCTTTTGCCATGATTTTAGCCGAAGATATTCATGGTTCGGCAGCATTGGTTTCACTATTTACCGTTATTACTGGTTTGGTCGGTATGATTTGCGGCGATGCGATTTTAGCGATTACTAAAATCCGTTCTAACGTAGCAAATGGGGCAGCCTTCGGCAATGCAGCCCACGGTTTTGGTACAGTTAGAGCACAGCAGCGCAATAGTGAAGAAGGGGTAATTGCCAGTTTAACCATGGTTATTGCCGGTATTTTAATGGTACTGATTGGACCATTTGCGATTCATCTATGGTTGCTGTTGTAG
- a CDS encoding CidA/LrgA family protein produces MSTESASGTPTQPSLFVLVKQILILAGFWWVGYLLHQKLGVPVSAGILGMFLLLLCLFFKIIKMDQVAMGATVVLGELLLFFVPVVVAVVQYKTLFMTEGWQIVLSIAVGTILVMLSTCLTIHYYNRLKAYLQTRKRLQHKHI; encoded by the coding sequence ATGAGTACTGAATCTGCTTCTGGAACACCCACACAACCTTCACTATTCGTGTTAGTTAAACAAATTTTGATTTTGGCTGGATTTTGGTGGGTCGGATATCTCTTACATCAAAAACTTGGCGTACCTGTCTCGGCAGGTATTTTAGGTATGTTTTTATTGCTTTTATGCCTGTTCTTTAAAATTATCAAAATGGATCAGGTAGCAATGGGAGCAACCGTTGTTTTAGGTGAACTGTTGCTGTTTTTCGTGCCCGTTGTGGTCGCTGTAGTGCAGTATAAAACCTTGTTTATGACCGAAGGATGGCAAATTGTCTTGAGCATTGCGGTTGGGACCATTTTGGTCATGCTCAGTACATGCCTGACGATCCACTATTACAATCGTTTGAAAGCTTATTTACAGACCCGAAAACGTCTTCAACATAAGCATATCTAA
- a CDS encoding LysR family transcriptional regulator, whose translation MLSLKSLQCFVTLVKTKSFTRTAEELYLTQPTISKILQQLEEQLQVQLLVKPDHGRKRQIELTEIGERIYQHAIELLQAEQNIFLEIENYQQLKTGTLKLGVPPLGSQLLTTALFDYHQQWPEIELAFMEVGSRGIEQALLNNELDVGVLLQPFDTQIFNSIELCNYPLMVLLRRDATWATRKKINLEELQHQSFLMFPENFSLNSIILDACKQHGFYPTIACRTSQWHLLADMVLQRMGIALLPQYYTDMLDPNLFAAVPLEKPNIQWHLVMAWKKNLPVSPAVQAWLNIVRQHFQHIKP comes from the coding sequence ATGCTTTCTCTAAAATCACTACAGTGCTTCGTTACATTGGTAAAAACTAAAAGTTTTACCCGTACTGCTGAAGAGTTGTATCTGACTCAACCCACTATTAGTAAAATATTACAGCAGCTTGAAGAGCAACTTCAGGTACAGCTTTTGGTTAAACCTGATCACGGCCGTAAAAGACAAATTGAACTAACTGAAATTGGAGAGCGCATTTATCAACATGCGATCGAGCTTCTTCAAGCAGAACAAAACATCTTTCTTGAAATTGAAAACTATCAACAATTAAAAACAGGAACTTTAAAACTTGGCGTTCCGCCTTTAGGTTCACAGCTCTTAACGACTGCCCTATTTGATTATCATCAGCAATGGCCAGAGATTGAATTGGCTTTTATGGAAGTGGGTTCACGCGGTATTGAGCAAGCTTTGCTTAACAATGAACTAGACGTTGGCGTTTTATTGCAGCCTTTTGATACGCAAATTTTCAATAGCATCGAGCTATGTAACTACCCTTTAATGGTCCTTTTACGCCGTGATGCGACTTGGGCAACCCGTAAAAAAATAAATCTAGAAGAACTACAACACCAATCATTTTTAATGTTTCCAGAAAATTTCTCTTTAAATAGTATTATTCTCGATGCCTGTAAGCAGCATGGTTTCTACCCAACCATTGCTTGCCGGACCAGCCAATGGCACCTCTTAGCAGATATGGTGTTACAACGAATGGGGATTGCGCTTCTCCCGCAATATTATACCGACATGCTTGACCCTAATTTATTTGCAGCAGTACCGCTTGAAAAACCAAATATTCAGTGGCACTTAGTGATGGCTTGGAAAAAAAATCTTCCTGTCTCACCAGCAGTACAGGCGTGGCTTAATATTGTTCGTCAGCATTTTCAACACATTAAGCCCTAA
- the yfcF gene encoding glutathione transferase: MNNEHFKLYTDSEFLSPYAFTVFVGLHEKQIPFEIATINLGQQGQFEKSYVAKSLTAKVPVLEHNDFALSESSAILEYLEELYPNTSIYPKDIQARARARQIQAWLRSDLVALRTERPTDVIFIQPTSTPLSEQGQKAAEKLFFVAEKLLASDAEFLFGSWSIVDAELALMLQRLIQNGDAVPERLKNYALQQWQRPTVQKWLALRHK, from the coding sequence ATGAATAATGAACATTTTAAGCTGTACACAGATTCAGAGTTTCTAAGCCCCTATGCGTTTACAGTTTTTGTAGGGCTACATGAAAAACAAATTCCATTTGAAATTGCGACCATCAACTTAGGCCAACAAGGCCAGTTTGAAAAATCTTATGTAGCAAAGTCATTAACTGCCAAAGTGCCTGTACTCGAGCATAACGATTTTGCCTTATCAGAATCCTCCGCCATTTTGGAATATCTTGAAGAGCTTTATCCAAACACATCTATTTATCCAAAAGATATTCAAGCACGCGCAAGAGCAAGACAAATTCAGGCATGGCTCCGATCGGACTTAGTTGCACTAAGAACTGAGCGTCCAACCGATGTTATTTTTATTCAGCCCACCTCCACTCCACTTTCTGAACAAGGCCAAAAAGCAGCAGAGAAACTTTTCTTTGTTGCAGAAAAACTTCTTGCGTCTGATGCCGAATTTCTTTTTGGTTCATGGAGCATTGTCGATGCTGAACTTGCCCTTATGTTGCAACGCCTTATTCAAAATGGTGATGCTGTACCAGAACGTTTAAAAAACTATGCATTACAGCAATGGCAAAGACCGACCGTACAAAAATGGCTTGCCTTAAGACATAAATAA
- the yghU gene encoding glutathione-dependent disulfide-bond oxidoreductase codes for MSDSNYIPPQVWQWAGEKTDLNQPTSGPRYEHTLPVGKHPLQLYSLATPNGQKVTILLEELLALGHQDAEYDAWLIKIGEGQQFGSGFVEINPNSKIPALVDHSQNPPLRVFESGSILLYLAEKFKAFIPTDIVARTECLNWLFWQMGSAPYLGGGFGHFYAYAPVKVEYAINRFALETKRLLDVLDQHLAKHEYLAGSEYSIADIAAFPWYGGLVKNWVYNGAEFLGVDQYKNVQRWADAILARPAVQRGRMVNRTFGDLATQLHERHDASDFETKTQDKV; via the coding sequence ATGAGTGATTCAAACTATATTCCTCCACAAGTTTGGCAATGGGCTGGAGAAAAAACCGATTTAAACCAACCTACTTCAGGCCCTCGCTACGAACATACACTTCCAGTAGGGAAACATCCGCTCCAGCTCTATTCTTTAGCAACGCCTAATGGTCAAAAAGTCACTATTTTATTAGAAGAGCTTTTAGCTCTAGGACACCAAGATGCTGAATATGATGCATGGCTGATTAAAATCGGTGAAGGGCAGCAATTTGGTAGTGGCTTTGTAGAAATTAATCCAAACTCTAAAATTCCAGCATTGGTTGACCATAGCCAAAATCCTCCTCTACGAGTTTTCGAGTCAGGCTCAATTTTGCTTTACTTGGCTGAAAAGTTTAAAGCTTTCATTCCAACTGATATTGTTGCACGTACTGAATGCCTCAATTGGTTATTCTGGCAAATGGGCAGCGCGCCTTACCTAGGTGGCGGTTTTGGACATTTTTATGCTTATGCACCCGTTAAAGTTGAATATGCAATTAACCGCTTTGCCTTGGAAACAAAACGCTTACTTGATGTATTAGATCAGCATCTAGCAAAGCATGAATATTTGGCTGGTTCTGAATATAGCATCGCTGATATTGCGGCGTTCCCTTGGTATGGTGGTCTTGTTAAAAACTGGGTGTATAACGGCGCGGAGTTTTTAGGTGTCGATCAATATAAAAATGTTCAACGTTGGGCAGATGCGATTTTAGCGCGTCCTGCGGTACAACGTGGCCGTATGGTCAACCGTACTTTTGGTGACTTAGCTACACAGTTGCATGAACGTCATGATGCCAGCGATTTTGAGACCAAGACTCAAGATAAAGTTTAA
- a CDS encoding DUF2000 domain-containing protein: protein MFDTKIALIVRNDLATWQRLNVAAFLATGIASAVPEMLGKPYIDANGYEYGNMLGQPILVFEGDLSGLQKAHRKAIEQDLAIIPYVHAMFSTGNDEDNRAVFLADDANQLNLVGVALRGPKKAVDKAIKGRSLHQ, encoded by the coding sequence ATGTTTGACACAAAAATTGCGCTGATTGTCCGTAATGATCTTGCGACGTGGCAGAGATTAAATGTGGCGGCTTTTTTGGCAACGGGGATTGCCTCTGCTGTACCTGAAATGTTGGGTAAACCTTATATCGATGCGAATGGCTATGAGTATGGCAACATGTTAGGGCAGCCGATCTTGGTATTTGAGGGAGATTTATCTGGTCTGCAAAAAGCGCATCGCAAAGCAATTGAGCAAGATTTAGCGATAATTCCCTATGTACATGCCATGTTTTCTACAGGCAATGATGAGGACAATAGAGCTGTTTTTTTGGCTGACGATGCGAATCAATTAAATTTGGTCGGAGTGGCATTAAGAGGACCTAAAAAGGCAGTTGATAAGGCAATTAAGGGACGTTCTTTGCATCAATAA
- a CDS encoding LysE family translocator produces the protein MEIFFYTLSVMYSPGPVNFMGLNAGLTGQFKRTIYFFMGVGCAMLMLFMLFGYLGAAIIPQNALHYIALFGALYTFYLSYQMLKSDIDMSNETTEVQVLSFWNGFWIQVLNPKGVLVILPVTTIMYPTAHIIGVQIFLVSLLISLGAAGAPCLYSWAGAVLGKKIKNKIWFNRINQAMGLMLIVSGIFMLYDFLKGMNLF, from the coding sequence ATGGAAATCTTTTTTTATACCTTGAGTGTGATGTATAGCCCCGGTCCAGTAAATTTTATGGGACTAAACGCTGGGCTAACCGGGCAATTCAAAAGAACAATTTATTTTTTTATGGGTGTCGGTTGTGCAATGCTGATGTTATTCATGCTTTTTGGATATCTTGGGGCTGCAATCATTCCACAAAATGCCTTGCACTATATTGCGTTATTCGGTGCACTTTATACATTTTATCTTTCATACCAAATGTTAAAGTCAGATATCGATATGAGTAATGAGACCACTGAAGTTCAGGTGCTTTCGTTCTGGAATGGTTTTTGGATACAAGTTTTAAATCCCAAAGGAGTTTTAGTGATTTTGCCTGTTACAACCATTATGTACCCTACTGCACATATCATTGGCGTTCAAATCTTCTTAGTGTCATTGCTCATTTCACTGGGTGCAGCTGGCGCGCCCTGCCTTTACTCTTGGGCAGGTGCTGTGTTAGGTAAAAAAATTAAAAATAAAATCTGGTTTAATCGTATAAACCAAGCCATGGGATTGATGCTAATCGTTTCTGGCATATTTATGCTTTATGATTTTTTGAAAGGCATGAACCTATTTTAA
- a CDS encoding LysR family transcriptional regulator has protein sequence MDKFDTLQLFTRIVELGSFSQAADQLNIPRATASNAIKELENNLQCRLLERTTRHVRPSLDGQAFYERCTQILSELDDAESSLRNVVAQPRGLLRVDLSGAHATKIVLPNIDQFHELYPDIELVISTGDRLVDLIREGIDCVVRAGRLDDSTLIARHLVDMPQVICASPDYLNKHGTPQQPEDLLSHYCVNFFSTSGGRNYPFELMVNGKKQDYFLKSWFAVNDAENYVLSALRGAGLIQVPRYHVANELKDGQLVEVLSEWEIPKMSVSALYPQHRQLSPRVRVFVTWLSELYTGYFSK, from the coding sequence ATGGATAAATTTGATACCTTGCAACTTTTTACCCGCATTGTAGAGTTGGGTAGTTTTAGTCAGGCAGCCGATCAGCTGAATATCCCACGCGCTACAGCAAGTAATGCCATTAAGGAGTTAGAAAATAATTTACAGTGCCGTTTGCTAGAGCGGACGACTCGGCATGTAAGACCATCACTAGATGGGCAGGCATTTTATGAGCGTTGTACACAAATATTATCGGAACTCGATGATGCCGAATCGTCTTTACGCAATGTAGTTGCACAGCCCCGTGGTTTATTACGTGTCGATTTATCCGGTGCACATGCGACTAAAATTGTTTTACCCAATATCGACCAATTTCACGAGTTGTATCCCGACATTGAACTCGTAATTAGTACAGGAGATCGCTTGGTTGATCTGATTAGGGAAGGGATAGACTGCGTGGTGAGAGCGGGACGTTTGGATGATTCCACTTTAATTGCTAGACATTTGGTCGATATGCCGCAAGTGATTTGTGCAAGTCCTGATTATTTAAATAAACATGGAACACCACAGCAACCAGAAGATTTATTATCACATTATTGTGTCAATTTCTTTTCGACATCAGGCGGGCGGAATTATCCATTTGAATTGATGGTGAATGGCAAAAAACAAGATTATTTTTTGAAAAGCTGGTTCGCAGTAAATGATGCTGAAAACTATGTATTATCTGCTTTACGTGGAGCAGGTTTAATTCAGGTCCCGCGCTACCATGTGGCGAATGAGTTAAAAGACGGGCAACTGGTTGAGGTTTTATCTGAATGGGAAATCCCTAAGATGTCAGTTTCTGCTCTATATCCGCAGCACAGGCAGCTCTCGCCACGTGTACGAGTTTTTGTCACTTGGTTGAGTGAGTTATATACGGGGTATTTTTCAAAATAA
- a CDS encoding SDR family oxidoreductase produces the protein MNISRKTALVTGASRGIGRTIAERLAQNGFYVIVNYAGNKVHAHATVEHIIEQGGQASAIQADVANEHEVSRLFQEAKAINGRIDVVVHSAGIMPMAKITPEGLPDFDKVIHTNLRGAFLILAHAAETVPDGGRIIALSTSVIAKSFPAYGPYIASKAGVEGLVHVLANELRGRNITVNAVAPGPTGTDLFYNGKTDEQVAAIAKLAPLERIGTPDEIADVVAMLAGPDGRWVNSQVIRVNGGFA, from the coding sequence ATGAATATTTCAAGAAAAACAGCTCTGGTTACTGGTGCATCACGTGGTATTGGCCGTACTATCGCAGAACGTTTAGCCCAAAATGGTTTTTATGTGATTGTTAACTATGCTGGCAATAAAGTGCATGCCCACGCCACTGTAGAGCACATTATTGAGCAAGGTGGTCAAGCCTCAGCTATTCAAGCGGACGTTGCAAATGAACATGAGGTGAGCCGTTTGTTTCAAGAAGCAAAGGCCATTAACGGTCGAATAGATGTTGTAGTTCATAGTGCCGGTATTATGCCTATGGCAAAAATTACACCTGAAGGTCTGCCAGATTTCGATAAAGTAATTCATACCAATTTACGTGGCGCGTTTTTAATTTTGGCGCATGCGGCCGAAACAGTGCCAGATGGTGGCCGGATTATTGCGCTTTCAACCAGTGTAATTGCCAAATCTTTTCCGGCATATGGTCCTTATATTGCTTCAAAAGCAGGTGTCGAAGGTTTGGTACATGTGTTAGCAAATGAGTTACGTGGGCGCAATATCACTGTAAACGCCGTTGCACCCGGCCCGACAGGCACTGACCTTTTTTACAATGGAAAAACTGACGAGCAAGTAGCGGCTATTGCAAAACTTGCTCCATTGGAACGAATCGGAACACCTGACGAAATTGCTGACGTAGTTGCCATGCTAGCTGGTCCAGATGGACGTTGGGTAAATTCACAAGTCATTCGAGTAAATGGTGGATTTGCTTAA
- a CDS encoding rhodanese-like domain-containing protein, with amino-acid sequence MNAKLNTETPQSFISNGSNTSFSAEDILAKAQQYAQEHELNFSGSLSPIDAWQLVQQGEAVLVDVRTNEERKFVGYVPESIHVAWATGTSFNRNPRFLKELESKVGKDKNILLLCRSGNRSAQAAEAAFNAGFEHIYNVLEGFEGDLNDQQQRNQKNGWRIHQLPWQQD; translated from the coding sequence ATGAACGCTAAATTAAATACTGAAACTCCACAAAGTTTTATCTCAAATGGTTCAAATACATCCTTTTCAGCCGAAGATATTCTTGCTAAAGCACAGCAATATGCACAAGAACACGAACTAAATTTTAGTGGCAGTTTATCACCTATTGACGCATGGCAGCTTGTACAACAAGGAGAAGCTGTTTTAGTTGATGTGCGTACCAATGAAGAACGTAAATTTGTGGGTTATGTTCCTGAAAGTATTCATGTGGCGTGGGCAACAGGCACATCATTTAACCGTAATCCACGCTTTTTAAAAGAACTTGAATCAAAAGTTGGCAAAGACAAAAACATTCTTTTGTTATGTCGTAGTGGCAACCGTTCAGCACAAGCAGCCGAAGCCGCATTTAATGCAGGTTTTGAGCACATTTATAACGTTCTTGAAGGCTTCGAAGGTGATCTAAATGATCAGCAACAGCGTAATCAGAAAAATGGCTGGCGCATCCACCAACTTCCTTGGCAACAAGACTAA
- the epsC gene encoding serine O-acetyltransferase EpsC, translated as MNQGKLVTQWNINAVVQGLQQARHDWRQQQHRTKEFGGRELPSKEALKAILDDLCGILFPMRLGPADLRQETEDSYIAYTLNRVLTALHAQVQLALNYEAKRHLGHSSPVQQPQELAQTIVQDFANTLPSIRRLLDGDVRAAYEGDPAAHSVDEVLLCYPGIFAIIYHRIAHQLYAQVPLLSRIISELAHSATGIDIHPGAQIGKGFFIDHGTGVVIGETCVIGERVRIYQTVTLGAKRFETNDDGALKKDYTRHPIVEDDVVIYAGATILGRITIGRGSIIGGNVWLTHSVAAGSQILQSPNESYQKNHIAG; from the coding sequence GTGAATCAAGGAAAGCTTGTGACTCAATGGAACATTAATGCGGTTGTACAAGGTTTACAACAAGCAAGGCATGACTGGCGTCAGCAACAGCACAGAACAAAAGAATTTGGGGGCCGTGAACTTCCATCTAAAGAAGCTTTAAAGGCCATTTTAGATGACCTGTGCGGGATTTTATTTCCAATGCGTTTAGGCCCTGCCGACTTACGTCAGGAAACTGAAGATTCTTATATTGCCTATACCTTAAATCGGGTACTGACAGCCTTACATGCTCAAGTGCAACTGGCTTTGAATTATGAAGCAAAACGTCATTTGGGTCATTCAAGCCCAGTGCAGCAGCCACAAGAACTTGCTCAAACTATTGTGCAGGATTTTGCCAACACTTTGCCCTCTATACGACGTCTTTTAGACGGCGATGTACGTGCAGCCTATGAAGGCGATCCGGCAGCACATAGTGTAGATGAAGTATTACTCTGCTATCCGGGCATATTTGCGATTATTTATCACCGAATTGCGCATCAACTCTATGCCCAAGTGCCTTTATTGTCTCGCATTATTTCTGAGTTGGCTCACTCTGCTACGGGTATTGATATTCATCCGGGTGCGCAAATTGGCAAAGGATTTTTCATTGACCATGGTACGGGTGTGGTGATTGGTGAGACTTGTGTGATTGGGGAACGCGTTCGTATTTATCAGACCGTAACACTGGGGGCAAAACGCTTTGAAACCAATGATGATGGTGCTTTGAAAAAAGACTATACACGCCATCCAATTGTTGAAGATGACGTTGTGATCTATGCAGGTGCGACTATTTTAGGCCGTATTACGATTGGTCGAGGGTCTATTATTGGGGGGAATGTTTGGTTAACCCATAGTGTTGCAGCAGGTAGTCAGATTTTACAGTCTCCTAATGAGTCTTATCAAAAAAATCATATTGCCGGTTAA